In one window of Corynebacterium incognita DNA:
- a CDS encoding ImmA/IrrE family metallo-endopeptidase, with product MNGKEQPTFKQAQKLAKVAGLPFGYLLLPAPVDTTPKLPDFRTDTSAPLSTPSKELEQKIYECQHSLDWYVDYANEYGYDHPELIGSASLSRSAVAAAENLRLKVGWDPTASLKRRKRINAVAELLEDQGLLVQKSSMVGLNTHARLDRNEFRGFTLIEEDFALIFINTADTDAANTFALAHELGHVVLRKPGVCSAEERNETEHWCNAFAASFLAESENPNRTEQFPTSSTQMIHSYNAARERLGGNFLDCISAAYAAGSLSYTDAVQFTGYRSSSALHKALAT from the coding sequence ATGAACGGGAAAGAACAGCCGACTTTCAAGCAAGCCCAGAAACTCGCCAAGGTGGCAGGGCTTCCATTCGGCTACCTTCTACTTCCCGCCCCGGTCGACACAACGCCGAAGCTCCCCGACTTCCGCACTGATACAAGCGCGCCGCTTTCCACGCCAAGCAAGGAGCTTGAGCAAAAGATTTACGAGTGCCAGCACAGCCTCGATTGGTACGTGGACTACGCCAACGAGTACGGGTACGACCACCCCGAACTTATCGGTTCCGCTTCGCTTTCTCGCTCCGCAGTCGCGGCGGCAGAAAACCTCCGCCTCAAAGTGGGATGGGACCCGACTGCTTCCCTCAAGCGCCGTAAACGCATCAACGCTGTCGCTGAGCTCCTCGAAGACCAAGGTCTCCTCGTCCAGAAGAGCTCCATGGTCGGGCTTAACACCCACGCTCGTTTGGACCGAAATGAATTCCGGGGATTCACCCTCATCGAAGAAGACTTCGCGCTCATCTTCATCAACACCGCAGATACTGACGCTGCCAACACCTTCGCCCTCGCACACGAATTAGGCCACGTAGTTCTGCGCAAGCCGGGCGTCTGCTCCGCGGAGGAACGTAACGAGACGGAGCATTGGTGCAATGCCTTCGCGGCTAGCTTCCTCGCCGAGTCGGAGAACCCTAACCGCACCGAACAGTTCCCCACATCCTCCACGCAGATGATCCACTCGTACAACGCGGCCCGTGAACGGCTTGGAGGAAACTTCCTGGATTGTATTTCCGCCGCCTATGCAGCCGGCTCTTTGTCCTACACCGATGCCGTCCAGTTTACCGGGTACCGGAGCAGCTCCGCACTTCACAAAGCACTTGCCACTTAA
- a CDS encoding AAA family ATPase, producing MRIVATMMENYGGLGGYGGLDAWAPRSESDLAIYATAHRARTIFYTPEVQPKFRALIKDIEFYRKRLDICIEEHLINTGKVSKINPRTPRATELIIIDEAERLPPTALEMLRDIHDRDGVAIMFIGMPGIDQRFRHYPQLFSRLGFSHRYRALGKDELLFVLNRHYKRLGRELGPEDFTDAQAIATIDRLTRGNFRVVERLFPQIKRVLKINELETITDDVIEAAASTLVLGH from the coding sequence ATGCGGATTGTAGCTACTATGATGGAAAACTACGGGGGCTTAGGGGGATACGGGGGCCTCGACGCCTGGGCGCCACGCAGTGAATCGGACCTGGCCATCTACGCGACGGCCCATCGGGCCCGGACCATCTTCTACACCCCTGAGGTCCAACCGAAGTTCCGCGCGTTGATCAAGGACATCGAGTTCTACCGAAAACGTCTCGACATCTGCATTGAAGAACACCTCATCAACACCGGGAAGGTCAGCAAAATAAACCCGAGGACTCCCCGGGCCACGGAGTTGATCATCATCGACGAGGCAGAACGATTGCCTCCCACTGCCCTGGAGATGCTGCGCGACATCCATGATCGTGACGGTGTGGCGATCATGTTCATCGGCATGCCCGGCATTGACCAGCGCTTCCGGCACTACCCCCAGCTGTTCAGTCGGCTGGGGTTCTCGCATCGCTACCGTGCCCTAGGCAAAGACGAACTGCTGTTCGTGCTCAATCGTCACTACAAGCGCCTGGGTAGAGAACTTGGCCCGGAGGATTTCACGGATGCGCAAGCCATCGCCACGATCGATCGGCTGACCCGTGGCAACTTCCGCGTGGTGGAGCGATTGTTCCCGCAGATCAAGCGGGTGTTGAAGATCAACGAGTTGGAGACCATCACCGACGATGTCATCGAGGCTGCTGCCAGCACCCTGGTCCTTGGACACTGA
- a CDS encoding NAD(P)/FAD-dependent oxidoreductase yields MSITLPTEESMQDIEPEVVIIGAGAAGLSAGLTLARARRRVLIIDGGLPRNRFAEHSHGYLTRDGMSPQQLLESGRGEVESYGGQIVSGTVQSIDVSERTPSIGSLTLTTGSHVVRPRAVLVATGITDILPSIPGVAEGWGRTVHHCSYCHGAQLDPAQEVVVLGGDNKRFVLKQAKLLRHWVSTVSLVTCGMDLTETEWSDLRQRGIDVLEQSVHHVADNEEGGCTVTLDNGDSKGSGAVFVGPIFKPNDLLLRGAGCAVDGDDWIQVDQHGRTSVPGIWAAGNVISSPDQIVNAAAAGATAAININDTLLGLA; encoded by the coding sequence ATGTCCATCACACTACCAACGGAGGAATCAATGCAAGACATCGAACCCGAGGTTGTCATCATCGGTGCAGGCGCAGCTGGCCTAAGTGCTGGGCTCACGCTGGCCCGGGCCCGACGTCGGGTGCTCATCATTGACGGCGGTCTGCCTCGGAACCGTTTTGCTGAGCACTCACACGGATATCTCACCAGGGACGGGATGTCACCACAGCAGCTGCTGGAAAGTGGACGAGGCGAAGTTGAGTCCTACGGCGGGCAGATAGTCTCCGGGACCGTGCAGTCGATTGACGTATCGGAGCGGACCCCCAGCATCGGCTCATTGACACTGACGACCGGTTCCCACGTAGTGCGGCCGCGAGCCGTCCTTGTCGCGACCGGCATCACAGATATTCTTCCCAGCATTCCCGGCGTCGCCGAGGGGTGGGGACGCACAGTCCATCACTGCAGCTACTGCCACGGGGCGCAACTTGACCCCGCACAAGAAGTTGTTGTGCTCGGGGGCGACAATAAGCGCTTCGTCCTGAAGCAGGCCAAGTTGTTGCGCCACTGGGTTAGTACAGTATCACTGGTCACCTGTGGAATGGACCTCACCGAGACGGAGTGGTCCGATCTGCGTCAGCGCGGCATCGATGTTCTCGAACAATCCGTTCATCACGTAGCGGACAACGAGGAGGGCGGATGCACGGTGACATTGGACAATGGAGACTCCAAGGGATCCGGAGCGGTTTTCGTCGGCCCTATCTTTAAGCCAAACGACCTGCTACTTCGCGGAGCTGGATGTGCTGTCGATGGCGACGACTGGATTCAAGTGGATCAACACGGGCGCACGAGCGTGCCGGGTATCTGGGCAGCTGGAAACGTCATTTCATCACCAGATCAGATCGTTAATGCCGCAGCAGCCGGTGCAACTGCGGCTATCAACATCAACGACACCCTGCTCGGCCTGGCCTGA
- a CDS encoding AAA family ATPase → MLLTVANLKGGSGRTTTSLMLAQVASEHGTRVRVVDADPLGTAATTAKYATTEGDPLPFPVDYVPIYEAHAEKYPLIDRILNSSSQHDLTIIDAPSHSPATTRILSIVSDFPNTGSGYDNLGLSRTGGGQTSPLFIAQQVIVK, encoded by the coding sequence ATGCTTCTAACGGTAGCCAACCTCAAAGGTGGCTCCGGCAGAACTACCACATCACTGATGCTGGCACAGGTGGCCAGTGAGCATGGAACGAGGGTCCGGGTGGTAGATGCCGACCCTCTAGGTACCGCCGCAACAACCGCCAAATACGCGACCACGGAGGGTGACCCGCTACCGTTCCCCGTAGACTACGTTCCGATCTACGAGGCGCATGCTGAGAAGTACCCGCTAATCGACCGAATTCTGAACTCCTCTAGCCAACACGATTTGACGATTATTGACGCACCGTCGCACAGCCCCGCGACCACTCGAATTCTCTCTATCGTCTCAGATTTCCCGAACACAGGAAGTGGGTACGATAATCTCGGTTTGTCGCGCACAGGGGGGGGGCAGACATCCCCACTGTTCATAGCACAGCAAGTGATAGTGAAATAA
- a CDS encoding DUF6036 family nucleotidyltransferase gives MRRADFDKCLAAIYFFTGSGEFVVMGSQAFHASISEEDLPEDVVTSREIDATYIPGRGSQEIANRLNAADFHLGELSEFHRYNGFHLEFVEPGTAILPSDWKEHLHTYRVRRKNDEDFSVKILSMHDAAVAKLMRLADKDKRVISALIESGNRSRLASIL, from the coding sequence TTGCGTCGCGCCGATTTCGATAAATGCTTAGCCGCAATCTACTTCTTTACGGGTAGCGGCGAATTTGTTGTCATGGGCTCGCAAGCGTTTCACGCGAGCATTTCAGAGGAAGATCTCCCCGAAGACGTCGTAACGTCACGAGAAATCGATGCGACTTACATTCCGGGGAGAGGATCTCAAGAAATCGCTAACCGGTTGAACGCGGCAGATTTTCACCTTGGAGAACTGAGTGAATTTCATCGCTATAACGGCTTCCATCTTGAGTTTGTAGAACCAGGGACTGCAATTCTTCCGTCAGACTGGAAAGAACATCTGCATACTTACCGCGTTAGAAGAAAGAATGACGAAGACTTCTCGGTCAAAATTCTCAGCATGCACGACGCCGCTGTCGCGAAATTAATGAGACTTGCCGACAAGGATAAGAGAGTGATCAGCGCCCTGATTGAATCGGGAAACCGAAGTCGGTTAGCTTCGATTCTATAG
- a CDS encoding NAD(P)/FAD-dependent oxidoreductase, whose amino-acid sequence MKAIVVGAGMTGLSSAWYLQEYGYEVTVVDRIGVAAGSSWGNAGWLAPGKTIPLSNAGLWAYGPTALLDKDAAMAVPPRLDPKLWAFVAQFMARANQRSWDKTMAALTPADKAALAAFDELIDGGVDAVTHSGPFVVGFEEDKQAKGFLDEVEGAIRHGQDIPLQQVTREEALKLAPMLSEKVQSLYTMEGQRYIEPALFCEKLAEDVDKRGGTITTGVEVVDVVSTNKPAIKLATGEWLPTDVVVIATGAWMPNLTKKLGVKTIVQAGRGYSFTVETDQPATHSVYLPHTRVACTPVPSKGRFQIAGTMEFRGPDEAFQPARVESIINVTKPLFSGVDWDSIDDRWVGSRPVTPDGLPLIGATKAPNVYTCGGHGMWGIVLGPVSGKMLAKQIATGVVDDVIKPFDPLR is encoded by the coding sequence TTGAAAGCTATCGTGGTCGGCGCGGGAATGACTGGCCTGTCTTCCGCTTGGTACCTGCAGGAATACGGCTATGAAGTCACCGTCGTGGATCGCATCGGCGTCGCCGCCGGGTCCTCGTGGGGCAACGCCGGCTGGTTGGCCCCCGGCAAGACCATCCCGCTGTCCAACGCGGGCCTGTGGGCGTACGGCCCCACCGCACTGTTGGACAAGGACGCCGCCATGGCCGTCCCGCCGCGCCTCGATCCGAAATTGTGGGCGTTCGTCGCGCAGTTCATGGCGCGCGCCAACCAACGTTCCTGGGACAAGACCATGGCCGCGCTGACGCCCGCGGACAAGGCTGCGCTCGCGGCCTTCGACGAGCTTATCGACGGCGGTGTCGACGCCGTCACCCACTCCGGGCCGTTCGTCGTCGGCTTCGAGGAGGACAAGCAGGCCAAGGGCTTCCTGGACGAGGTCGAGGGCGCCATCCGCCACGGTCAGGACATTCCTCTCCAGCAGGTCACCCGCGAGGAGGCGCTGAAGCTCGCGCCAATGCTCTCGGAGAAGGTCCAGTCCCTCTACACGATGGAGGGCCAGCGCTACATCGAGCCGGCGCTGTTCTGCGAGAAGTTGGCAGAGGACGTCGACAAGCGCGGCGGCACCATCACCACCGGCGTTGAGGTCGTGGACGTTGTCTCCACTAACAAGCCGGCGATCAAGCTCGCCACCGGCGAATGGCTGCCTACCGACGTCGTGGTCATCGCCACCGGCGCGTGGATGCCCAACCTCACCAAGAAACTCGGCGTGAAGACCATCGTGCAGGCCGGCCGCGGCTATTCCTTCACCGTGGAGACCGACCAGCCCGCCACCCACTCCGTGTACCTGCCGCACACCCGCGTGGCATGTACGCCGGTGCCGTCCAAGGGGCGCTTCCAGATTGCCGGCACCATGGAATTCCGCGGCCCGGATGAGGCTTTCCAGCCGGCGCGCGTGGAGTCCATCATCAACGTGACGAAGCCGCTGTTCAGCGGTGTGGATTGGGACAGCATTGACGACCGCTGGGTGGGGTCCCGCCCGGTCACCCCGGACGGCCTACCTCTCATCGGCGCGACCAAGGCGCCGAACGTCTACACCTGCGGCGGCCACGGCATGTGGGGCATCGTCCTCGGCCCGGTCTCCGGCAAGATGCTGGCCAAGCAAATTGCCACCGGCGTGGTCGATGACGTGATCAAGCCTTTCGACCCGCTGCGCTAG
- a CDS encoding glutaredoxin domain-containing protein, translating to MTDATNNAQPTAPQTTDHVTIFYATWCPYCANLRKRLDRTETPYTLIDVDDAANPDNPAEFDEDAIAAANEWIESVNDGNRIVPTVLYSDGTHATNPEASAVRAKLRELTGEE from the coding sequence ATGACTGACGCCACAAACAACGCGCAGCCCACCGCCCCGCAGACCACGGACCACGTCACGATCTTCTACGCCACGTGGTGCCCCTACTGCGCCAACCTGCGCAAGCGCCTGGACCGCACGGAGACCCCGTACACGCTGATCGACGTCGATGACGCCGCCAACCCCGACAACCCCGCGGAGTTCGACGAGGACGCCATCGCCGCGGCCAACGAGTGGATCGAGTCCGTCAACGACGGCAACCGCATCGTACCCACCGTGCTGTACTCCGACGGCACACACGCCACCAACCCGGAAGCCTCCGCGGTACGCGCCAAGCTTCGCGAGCTCACCGGCGAAGAATAA
- a CDS encoding dihydrofolate reductase yields the protein MGYRGAIWAQSLDGIIGDGAVMPWHVPEDLAHFKDVTMDAPVIMGRNTWESLPVKFRPLPGRANYVLSSHAPGEWSRGAHVIRTVDQAPDGWIMGGGQLYAATIDEVDIIEMTLMGVNVGDVYGDDAVHAPSVPTTFGLTHDSDWQTSTKGRLTIPGQPPSDLPMKYRFLTYQRKDAA from the coding sequence ATGGGATACCGCGGCGCTATCTGGGCCCAGTCGCTCGACGGCATCATCGGCGACGGCGCCGTCATGCCCTGGCATGTGCCGGAGGACCTCGCTCACTTCAAGGACGTGACGATGGATGCCCCGGTCATCATGGGTCGCAACACGTGGGAGTCCCTGCCGGTGAAGTTCCGCCCGCTGCCCGGCCGCGCCAATTACGTGCTGTCCTCCCACGCCCCTGGCGAATGGTCCCGTGGCGCGCATGTCATCCGCACCGTGGACCAGGCGCCGGACGGCTGGATCATGGGCGGCGGCCAGCTCTACGCCGCCACCATCGACGAGGTGGACATCATTGAAATGACGCTCATGGGCGTCAACGTCGGCGACGTCTACGGCGACGACGCCGTGCACGCCCCGTCCGTCCCCACCACCTTCGGGCTCACGCACGATTCCGACTGGCAGACCTCCACGAAGGGCCGGCTCACCATCCCCGGCCAGCCGCCCAGCGACCTGCCCATGAAGTACCGATTCTTGACCTACCAGCGAAAGGACGCAGCCTAA
- a CDS encoding thymidylate synthase, whose product MTEPTRTPIATPYEDLLADVLHNGARKGDRTGTGTRSLFGRQLRYDLSESFPLLTTKKVYFHGVIGELLWFLKGESNITWLQENKVRIWNEWADENNELGPVYGVQWRSWPTPDGQHIDQIQQALDTLKSNPNSRRNLVSAWNVSELDNMALMPCHLLFQLYVADGKLSLQVYQRSADMFLGVPFNIASYAALTHMFAQQAGLEVGELVWTGGDCHIYDNHVEQVKEQLTREARPYPQLKLNKAPSIFDYTFDDFEVVGYDPHPTIKAPVAV is encoded by the coding sequence ATGACCGAGCCCACCCGCACCCCCATTGCTACGCCCTACGAGGATTTGCTTGCCGACGTCCTGCACAACGGCGCCCGCAAAGGTGACCGCACGGGCACTGGCACCCGCAGCCTCTTCGGTCGCCAGCTGCGCTACGACCTCTCCGAGTCGTTCCCGCTGCTGACCACGAAGAAGGTCTACTTCCACGGTGTCATCGGCGAGCTCCTGTGGTTCCTCAAGGGCGAGTCCAACATCACCTGGCTGCAGGAAAACAAGGTTCGCATCTGGAACGAGTGGGCAGACGAGAATAACGAACTCGGCCCGGTCTACGGCGTGCAGTGGCGTTCCTGGCCCACCCCGGATGGCCAGCATATTGACCAGATCCAGCAGGCTCTGGACACGTTGAAGTCCAACCCGAATTCCCGCCGCAATCTGGTCTCCGCGTGGAACGTCTCGGAGCTGGACAACATGGCGCTCATGCCCTGCCACCTGCTCTTCCAGCTGTACGTGGCCGACGGCAAGCTCTCGCTGCAGGTGTACCAGCGCAGCGCGGACATGTTCTTGGGCGTGCCGTTTAACATCGCCTCCTATGCCGCGCTGACCCACATGTTCGCACAGCAGGCGGGCCTGGAGGTCGGCGAGCTCGTGTGGACGGGCGGCGACTGCCATATCTATGACAACCACGTCGAGCAGGTCAAGGAGCAGCTCACGCGCGAGGCGCGGCCCTACCCGCAGCTGAAGCTTAACAAGGCACCGAGCATCTTTGACTACACCTTCGACGATTTCGAGGTCGTCGGCTACGACCCGCACCCGACCATCAAGGCGCCGGTGGCGGTCTAG
- a CDS encoding 3'(2'),5'-bisphosphate nucleotidase CysQ: MTAHLSDSRLTNHIAQGCGQILKGVRAGGLLRGQHLGEAGDELAQNWIARVLKEHRPDDGFLSEEAADNLDRLNKDRVWIVDPLDGTKEFATGRQDWAVHIALVINGEVAHAAVGLPDLGQTFKSSEARAVTGPLAKRFVVSHNRPPQVAGHIAEQMGYDNVGIGSAGAKSMHVLLGDFDGYIHAGGQYEWDQAAPVGVAQAAGLHCSRLDGSPPRFNNEDTYMPDLLICRPEIKDEVLAHAAQFLSDNGKY; the protein is encoded by the coding sequence ATGACCGCTCATCTTAGTGATTCTCGCTTGACTAACCACATCGCCCAAGGTTGCGGGCAGATCCTCAAAGGCGTACGCGCCGGGGGCCTGCTGCGCGGCCAGCACCTGGGCGAAGCCGGTGATGAGCTGGCGCAGAACTGGATCGCTCGCGTGCTCAAGGAACACCGCCCCGACGATGGCTTCTTGTCCGAGGAGGCCGCGGACAACCTGGACCGCCTCAACAAGGACCGCGTATGGATCGTGGACCCGCTGGACGGTACCAAAGAATTCGCCACCGGTCGCCAGGACTGGGCGGTGCATATCGCGCTCGTCATCAACGGCGAGGTCGCGCACGCGGCCGTCGGCCTGCCGGACCTGGGCCAGACCTTCAAGTCCTCCGAAGCCCGCGCGGTCACCGGCCCGCTAGCCAAGCGTTTTGTGGTCTCCCACAACCGCCCGCCGCAGGTGGCTGGGCACATCGCGGAACAGATGGGCTACGACAACGTTGGCATCGGCTCCGCGGGGGCGAAGTCCATGCACGTTTTGTTGGGTGATTTTGACGGTTATATTCACGCCGGCGGTCAGTACGAGTGGGACCAGGCCGCGCCCGTGGGTGTGGCGCAGGCGGCCGGGCTGCATTGCTCCCGCTTGGACGGCTCCCCACCGCGTTTTAACAACGAGGACACCTACATGCCGGACCTGCTTATCTGCCGCCCGGAGATCAAGGACGAGGTGCTGGCTCACGCTGCGCAGTTCCTCAGCGACAACGGCAAGTACTAG